The region GGAATTCTGCCGCTGGAAACTGGGGTTACTGGCCAGTCCGATGCGGTGATAGATGAAGAACGCCGCTTGTTCTACGTTGGAATGACGCGTGCGAAGGTGGATCTACACATCAGCCATCGCCAGAATCCAAGCCGTTTCCTGCGTGAAGCCGGCCTGCTCAGCTGATCAATTCTTTAGCTAGATTTAATTAGGTTGCGCAGATCACTATCTGTGGTTTACCCTTGCCTTTCACCAAGTTGGTGAAAAGCTCATTAGGCGAAGGAGAATGCAAGATGTTTACATCTAAGTCATTCACTACAGCACGCGTTACACGCGGTGCTGCTAATTCGCCTGCCAATTTCCATGCGACTACAAAGAAGCATACGAATTGGCCCGCAGCATCAAAGCCAGCGTTTTACGCCGCTTTTTATGCCGTGGATGAGGCCACAGGAGGTTCGATCGGATAAAGCCGATATACGAGCCCAACCTAAGGCCTCAACTCCACAAAGGAGTTGAAGGCCTTTTTTTATTACCCAAATCAATAAAAGGGAAATAAAAGGAAGTATCCAAACCAATCCAGAGAAAGAAAACGAGAGAGAAGAAAGTGGGTGAGAACGATGAGCGTTCTCTACAGCGAACTACAGGTACCAGGCTGGGCAGAAACAGGCGAGAAGATCGGTCTCTATGAAGTAACCGGTACGTATGACTCGGCGATCGCCTTTACCTTGCCATGCCATAACGCTGATCCCGAGCTCTTCTTCTCGGAAAGCGATGAGGGCATCGCGCAAGCCAAAGCGCTCTGCGGTGGATGCCCCGTGCGCAATAAGTGTTTAGACGGTGCTCTGTCACGCGAAGAACCATGTGGTGTTTGGGGCGGACAGCTAATCGAAGATGGCGTAATTATCGAACGCAAGCGTCGCGCGGGACGTCCGCCACGTATTGCAGCGTTCGTTTAATTCGTTATATCGAGAAGGATCCGTCAGGTGCAATGGTCATGCGAGAATTAGCGCATGGCCATTGCACATCTCGCATACACCGCACTTGATTGCGATAACCCCGTTGAGTTAGCGCACTTTTACTCGAAGATCACGGGATATAAAGTGCAGCCCTTCGATGAAGGAGAAACTGCAGAAACGTGCGAATGGCTAGAGCTGATTGATGAAGCAGACTTTACGGCGATGGCTTTTCAGAAGATTGAAAAATACCAAAGACCAACTTGGCCAACAGGCGGTCTGCCACAGCAGGCACATATGGATTTCCACGCAAAAGATTTAGATATTGCAGAAAAAGCTCTTCTAGAAATAGGGGCGGTCAAAGCGGAGTTTCAACCAAAACCACATCGCTTCCGTATTTATCTAGATCCGGCAGGACATCCATTTTGTATGGTGCAGAACGCACACGATTAATTTTTGAGATCAGGAGTACTCTTCACTTATGGCAACTACAGCTAAGAAGACAGCAGCTAAGAAAACTTCTGCAAAAAAGTCCGTGGTTAAGAAGAGCGCGGTTAAGGAAGAAGTTGCGCACCAAGGCGTTGATTGGCGTTCGCTCTACCTATACGCGGTTAGCCTAATAACTCTTCTTGTCTGTCTATTCACTGTAATTAGCCTTATCAATCGTGGGCTCGATCTGATCGTTCCTGATGCTGGTTATGTGGACCCATATGCAGCGCAGAACGATCCTAAAATTGATCCCGAAGTTATCAAACAAGCCAATATCGATCAGAATCGTCGTAACGCAATTAGGGGGATAACTAGTTCGCTAGTAACGCTTCTAGTAACTGTGCCGGTTTATTTGTACCACTGGAAGATGGTTCGCAAGCTCGCTCGCTAATTAGTAATTAAGCGTTGGCTGGTGCGATCTCGGGGAACCAAGAGAGCGCTTCATCACGGAAATTTCCTTCAGCTTCTAACTGGCAGAAGATTCCGGTTGTTCCCAAGGTAACGCGGTGGATCAAAACGTATTCAGCAGGCAAGTTAAGTTGGAAACCGATCTTCGCAGTTGGATTGCGCGGATCGCCAACGCGGGCGCTCTGATCACGCAACCATTCGCGAGAGTATTTAAAGGTTTCGGTGCGCAGTGGTTCGACAAGTGGAACCAAGAAATCTAGAACTAGGTTCGGATCTACATCTACCTCAGGCAAGATAAATCCATCTTTCTTGAATCCATCGTATAAAGCCTGCGCATCATCATCGAGTGCATGCTTCAAGAGATTCTTAAATGGTTCTGGGAAGCCATTTGGAAGACGGTTGCAGGCACCAAAGTCGAGAACACCAATGCGGCCATCTGTGAGCAAACGGAAATTTCCAGGGTGTGGATCTGCATGCAATAAACCTGCGCGCTCAGGTGCGGTGAAGTGGAAGCGCGCCAAACGCATTCCGGCGTTATTGCGCTGCTCTTGTGTGCCTTCAGCGATGATCTTGGAAAGTGGAGTTCCCTCTAACCATTCGGAAACTAAAACTTTATCTGATGACATAACGACCTTTGGAATCGCAACATCAGGATCGTTCTCATATGCGCGCCAGCAAGCCTCTTGTGCTTCTGCTTCATATTTGTAATCAACTTCTTCAATGATGCGCGCACGAAGCTCTTCAAGCAGCGGCTTCATATCCAGGCCTGGTAGAACTAATTGGAAGATCTTGGCAAAGCGTTGAATCTGATTTAAGTCAGAGATCAAAGCTTCGGCTGCCCCTGGATATTGAATCTTTACTGCAACCGGGCGGCCATCTTTCCAAACACCTTTATGCACTTGGCCGATAGATGCTGAAGCAGTTGGTTTATCTTCAAATGATGTGAAGTTATCGCGCCAATCTTCACCGAGCTCTTTCGCCAATACCTTATGAACAACGCGGGTTGGAAGCGGAGGAGCGGACTCTTGCAACTTAGTAAGAGTCTCGCGATAAGGCTTGGCAATATTTTCGGGAAGCGCGGCTTCAAATACTGAAAGCGCCTGTCCGAACTTCATCGCTCCACCCTTGAGTTCGCCAAGAACTTTAAAGAGTTGTTCTGCAGTCTTCTCTTGAATATCTGTGATGACTACAGAAGATGATTGGCCAACGAGTTGTTTGCCAAGACCTAGAACACCGCGACCTGCCAAACCGACGGGGATCGAAACCATCTTCGCTGAACGAGCAGCGGTGGATTTCGGAATCTCCGTTTCGATCTGATCCTTCTTGGCCATGCCCGTATTGTTCAGAAAAAGCGGTTGTCGCGCTATTCGAAAATGATTGGAATCGGCCTACCAGCTACAGCCACACATGGGATGGCGGGTAATTGTGATGTGTTCTGTATTACAGAGATCGGTTAGGTCGATCGCAATCGCATCGCGCGTTAAAACGGCGCTACCTGTGTCAATAATCGAGAGCAGTTGCGCTGCAATAATCGCAGATAGGTAATGCGCGCCAACTACTGGAATTTCATCACGTAGTTTCGGATATTCGATAACCTCGCAATTTCCTTGATCGTTAATAGTTAGCCCTAAACAGCGTGTACAAGGTGTTAAACCTGGCTTAACTAACTGCGAAATCGTTAGCCGCGCGCCACTAATTTCGCTAACCAAGATATGTTCTTGTCCCGCAGCCATCCAGAGCGCAAGAATTACCGGATCGATTTCTCCGAAGTGCACCTTGATCACATTCTCGGCGAAGTTATTGGGAACTTCTTCGGCGCTCTCTTGAAGAGCAGGAAAGAGCGAGAGACTTTTGGCAATAGCAGTGCTGCTCTTTACAAATACCTGTCCGTTATCTGTGGCTGATAGATATCCGCCAGTTACATCAAGATCGCCAACTATTTCAGCGCCGCGGCGAAAGTTCGGTGCAAATTGCGTATCGGTGAGACCGCTTGCAATTAATTGTGCATATAGATGTTGAACGGCGCGAGAGTTTCCTGAGATTTCAATATGCGCACTTTGTCGTGCACTGACTTTGCTTACTCCTGAATCGGTAACACCTGGCAACCAACGTGTAAGTGTTAACTCGGCGCCGATGCGATTACTCATTTGCGAGAAGGCGGCATCTTTACTGCGATCACCAAACTTCTGCGCACGTTCAGCAATCTGCGAGATAAATCTCTGCGAAATTTGAATCGCACTTTCTTCGGTCTGCAAGAGTTCATGCGCAGCGAGTTCGGCCATTAACTCTTCAAAGCTTTCATGCGAGATCGATAAGTTGGCGCAGATTTCGTTGCGGCTAGCGCCAGCCTTTAGCGCCGAGTAAAGCGCGGGGGCATCGCTGGAATAGATCGCAACCTGCGAGCGCGAGTTTCCAATGAGAAAGCCGTTGGCCACATGGCTCTGGCGATATAGCGCAGCGCCATCTTTAAGTTTTGGGTTCCGATTAGTCAGGTTCTTGGTAATTGTCATCTGCGAAGGATTGGCGCTCGGACCAAGCGCGCGCGGTGAGCCTGTGTGTGAGCGCTACTTACGCACGCGAATCTTTACGCAGGGGATAAAAATAAATTCACCCCGTGCTCATCAACTTGCGATGAACAACGGGGTGAATCTTTACCAGTCTAAAAATAGACTTGCGGGTTGTTACTGAGCCTTGCCAAGAATTCTGTTGACCTTGGTGCCACAGACTGGGCAGATGCCCTGTGCCATGCGACGACCAGAGTCTGAGATCTTCACAGTGCCTTCGAAGTCACGCTTCTCTTTGCACTTAACGCAGTAAGCGTCACCCTTGTATGTCTCTGCTGTCATGATTTGCCTCCAATCGCCGCCTGAGCTCTGAGCGCCCACGCGTGCAAGCATGACGATACCCCTGTCCACGCTCAAATACGCTTATCTAACCCCTAGTTGTGCGGAGTTTTTTTAGCTCGACAGGCTCAGCCAGCGCGCGTTCTGCCGCTTCATACCCGTCCAGATAGGCGCTGGCCAGTTCAGAGTCCTCAAAACGGGCCAAGACCTCGGTGAAGGCTGGGCCGTGGTCAAAATGCTCAAGATGGATCGCCTCATGGAAGAGGACATAGTCTAGGGCGTAATCCGGGGCCAGCTTTAGTCGATCTGAGATCCGAATCGTGCGGTCAACGCTTGTGCAGGAGCCCCAGCGCTCGCGCATTGGGCGCCAGTTGATCGAGGCGGGGCGCGCAGTGATTTCGGGGGCTAGGGATGCCATTAGTTCGTGGGTGCGTTCTATGAGGCGTTCTTCGCTCGGAGTTCGTTCCGATTCTTGGCTTCGAATCTTGGCGATCATCTCGGGCACGATCGCATGTTCATCTGCCTTACTCATCCGTGCCGGAATTGAGACGATGATGCGACCGCCTTGGCGATATGCCGAGATATTTCGTTTACGACGGGCAGAGCGAATGACGAGAATCTCACCCTCTGAAATTCCTGGCAGGGTTAACTCTTCTTCGCCACCAATGTCATCAAAGGCCATTTTGAAACTCCATATGGGAAAAGTACTCCTTGGAATCGAAATTAACTTATCTATCCGCGAAATCTCAAGTACGTGTTGAGAGATTTACTATGAAATAAATTCTCACTACAAGACAAATTACAGGTGTGTCAAATCTCTATTTATTTGATTCTGGACACTTTTGGTCATAAGTTGCGCTTACGAAGTCCTCGGATAACCGTTCTATATCTGCAAGGGGAAGGCAGATATATGAATGTGCGCCCGGGGACTTCGCTTTTCTTTTCTTAACTAATTCTGAAGTACTAGAGCAAACCCGAGAGATCATCTGGAATAGATGTACTTGTCAGGAACTTCTCAGGATCTAATAAATCATCAGCGGTTGGAAGTAACCCGCTCCAAATTTGATCGCGCTCGCCAACGCTCTTTACTTCGCGGATCTTCTTCCAGAAAGCGCTTGCCTCGCGAGTTAGCTTTGGCGAAACTTGCAGACCAAGCATCGATGAAAATAATTGTTGCGCAGGTGATGACGAAGCGCGACGGCGACGATGTGATTCGCGAAGTTGTTCGATACTCGGAATTCGATCTCCAGCAGCGAGTGAAACTACTTCATCGCTCCAACCATCAATTAGCGCCAAAACAGTTTCCAGTTTTAAGAGCGCGCTCTTCTGTGCCGGTGATTCCTCGGGTGTGAAAATTCCATTATCTAAAGCAAAGGAAATCGCTTCTCCTTCACCAGCGCCTTCAGGCATATTTGCCTGCATACCTTCAAAAGCCTCTTGCGCCTGGCGTTGAATAGCATCGATATCGATGTGAATACCTTTTCCATATTCAACAACCGCGCTTTGAATATATGAAACCAGCCAAGGGTTATGTGCAAATAAACGAGCTACTGCGCCTTCGCGAAGCGCGTGGAAGATAAAGACTTCAGATTTAGCGATCTCTAAATCAACTGCCCAGTTTTCAATGTTTTCTGGAATAACAATGGCGCGAGCGGGATCTAGTAGCGGCAGGCCAACGTCGTGGGCGCCGGTAACGCTGGTGGCTAATGTGCCAATCGACTGTCCTAGTTGAGTTGCAATCATGGTGCCGATAAATGAGCGCAGCATCGCAGTGATCATCTCGATCGGTGGTTGGCCCTGCTCCGGGTCGGCAGCCTGTGCGTTCATCGCTTGATCCATCAGATCAGAAATTGCTGAAGATAAACCAGCGGCCAGTGGCTCGATGGTTTTATGCCAACCTGGCATAGTCTCAAGAACCCAATCCATTCGGCTTACTGCAACTGGTGCATGAGTAGATGCCGGAAATGCAGTCGCTTCATTTAGCCAGAGCTCAGAAATTTCAAAAGCGTTTTCAACTACCGAAACATCTTTCGTTCCAAGCGGTTTTAACCCTTGTACCTTTATAAATTTAGTAGCGGTATCCCTCGCTGTTGCAATCGAAAGGACTTCTGCTTTTCCATTAGCGCCGCTATTTGCTTTTCCAAATTGTGAAAAGAGAGTTGTAAATGGATTTACAAAACCAGCAGGATTAATCCCAAGTTGTTCAAATTGCGCCTTCATCTGTTCTTGCATCTGGCGCATCATCGCTTCGAAATCAGGATTGCCAGAATTATCGGGGTCGTTGGGATCATCGGGTGTAAATCCAAAACCGGCCACAATCCGACTCCATTCTCTGTTGTTTTAGTAGAACACCTTGGGTGCGAAATTTCTTCCCGCAGGCGCTAGGCTATCTAACATGTCCAACGCTTTCACGGCTCTCATCTGGTGGGTAATTCCGCTCGCAGGCCTGCTTGGCGCACTTGGCTATGTCGTATGGGTTACTCAATTTAAATCAAAGTTTGAATCTGAAACCACCCGTTCTGTGGGCCAATTTCAACGTTTTCAAGACTCCTTCCGTACCGCTGAGATAACTACAAACACTGCAGCGAACGCTGATGAATTAGATGAATTAACTGACCCATCTACCGATGGCGCACCTGCGGGCTCAAGTACCAGCGACTAAATCTCGTGACCGTTCGTCTTCCTCGCACCACATCCCTTGTTCTAGCCATTTTCTTCGGTACCGCCTTTCTTGCGCCCCTTCCATTTGTAGTTTTAATGCCTGGTAATGCGCAGAATGTCATCGACCAAAAAGGCGCAGCGAAGACGATTACTCTCTCTAAGTCGGCGCCGGCATCGCTGAAGATTTATCCCAGTGATGGAAACCTTTATCTACTCTCAATTCTGATCACCAACCCATCGGCATATGTAACTGGCGTTGAACTTCTTTACTCCTGGATGAAGAGCGAATATGCGGTAATGCCGAGATCGCTATTTTATAAAGATGGCCGAAGTGCAGAAGCAGAGAAGGCAATTGCAAAATCTGAAATGGTTGACTCGCAGGTCGTTGCTAAATCGGTGGCGCTGGAATATCTCAAAGCGAATTACCCGCAATCTTCAGCAGTTGTTATCAAACCAAGTGATCTGGAAATTTCACTTACTAAGACCGGTGGTCCCAGTGGCGGGCTCGCCTTTGCAATCGGAATAATTGAGCTACTTACGAGAGAGAACATTTTGCAGGGCAAGAGCGTTGCAGTGACGGGAACAATTGATAGCGCCGGAAAAGTGGGAAGTATCGGGGGAGTTGCTGAGAAAATTTTGGCGGCCAAGAAGGCTGGCGCAACTCTCATCCTTGTTCCAGAGGCCAATTGCAAAGATCTTGCACCAAATCTTGCGACTATTCCATCTGGGATTAAAATCGCGGCGGTTAGCAGCCTAAAAGAGGCTATAGCCGCGTTCAATTCGGAAGACCCGCGAGGGTGCGCTAACTTAGGAGCATGATGAAAAAGCCAAGCCCGCTAGCAATTACCTTAATTATTCTGGCAGTAATTGCCGGCGCACTTGTTGCGTTAAGTGGTTTCTATGTTGATTG is a window of Candidatus Planktophila lacus DNA encoding:
- a CDS encoding DUF5679 domain-containing protein, which gives rise to MTAETYKGDAYCVKCKEKRDFEGTVKISDSGRRMAQGICPVCGTKVNRILGKAQ
- a CDS encoding ABC1 kinase family protein, with product MAKKDQIETEIPKSTAARSAKMVSIPVGLAGRGVLGLGKQLVGQSSSVVITDIQEKTAEQLFKVLGELKGGAMKFGQALSVFEAALPENIAKPYRETLTKLQESAPPLPTRVVHKVLAKELGEDWRDNFTSFEDKPTASASIGQVHKGVWKDGRPVAVKIQYPGAAEALISDLNQIQRFAKIFQLVLPGLDMKPLLEELRARIIEEVDYKYEAEAQEACWRAYENDPDVAIPKVVMSSDKVLVSEWLEGTPLSKIIAEGTQEQRNNAGMRLARFHFTAPERAGLLHADPHPGNFRLLTDGRIGVLDFGACNRLPNGFPEPFKNLLKHALDDDAQALYDGFKKDGFILPEVDVDPNLVLDFLVPLVEPLRTETFKYSREWLRDQSARVGDPRNPTAKIGFQLNLPAEYVLIHRVTLGTTGIFCQLEAEGNFRDEALSWFPEIAPANA
- a CDS encoding VOC family protein; the protein is MAIAHLAYTALDCDNPVELAHFYSKITGYKVQPFDEGETAETCEWLELIDEADFTAMAFQKIEKYQRPTWPTGGLPQQAHMDFHAKDLDIAEKALLEIGAVKAEFQPKPHRFRIYLDPAGHPFCMVQNAHD
- a CDS encoding S16 family serine protease: MTVRLPRTTSLVLAIFFGTAFLAPLPFVVLMPGNAQNVIDQKGAAKTITLSKSAPASLKIYPSDGNLYLLSILITNPSAYVTGVELLYSWMKSEYAVMPRSLFYKDGRSAEAEKAIAKSEMVDSQVVAKSVALEYLKANYPQSSAVVIKPSDLEISLTKTGGPSGGLAFAIGIIELLTRENILQGKSVAVTGTIDSAGKVGSIGGVAEKILAAKKAGATLILVPEANCKDLAPNLATIPSGIKIAAVSSLKEAIAAFNSEDPRGCANLGA
- a CDS encoding M48 family metallopeptidase, whose amino-acid sequence is MAFDDIGGEEELTLPGISEGEILVIRSARRKRNISAYRQGGRIIVSIPARMSKADEHAIVPEMIAKIRSQESERTPSEERLIERTHELMASLAPEITARPASINWRPMRERWGSCTSVDRTIRISDRLKLAPDYALDYVLFHEAIHLEHFDHGPAFTEVLARFEDSELASAYLDGYEAAERALAEPVELKKLRTTRG
- a CDS encoding zinc-dependent metalloprotease, encoding MAGFGFTPDDPNDPDNSGNPDFEAMMRQMQEQMKAQFEQLGINPAGFVNPFTTLFSQFGKANSGANGKAEVLSIATARDTATKFIKVQGLKPLGTKDVSVVENAFEISELWLNEATAFPASTHAPVAVSRMDWVLETMPGWHKTIEPLAAGLSSAISDLMDQAMNAQAADPEQGQPPIEMITAMLRSFIGTMIATQLGQSIGTLATSVTGAHDVGLPLLDPARAIVIPENIENWAVDLEIAKSEVFIFHALREGAVARLFAHNPWLVSYIQSAVVEYGKGIHIDIDAIQRQAQEAFEGMQANMPEGAGEGEAISFALDNGIFTPEESPAQKSALLKLETVLALIDGWSDEVVSLAAGDRIPSIEQLRESHRRRRASSSPAQQLFSSMLGLQVSPKLTREASAFWKKIREVKSVGERDQIWSGLLPTADDLLDPEKFLTSTSIPDDLSGLL
- a CDS encoding WhiB family transcriptional regulator, translated to MSVLYSELQVPGWAETGEKIGLYEVTGTYDSAIAFTLPCHNADPELFFSESDEGIAQAKALCGGCPVRNKCLDGALSREEPCGVWGGQLIEDGVIIERKRRAGRPPRIAAFV